The Pectobacterium carotovorum genome contains a region encoding:
- a CDS encoding YafY family protein yields the protein MKTIRLLSLLDHLRGRVHPVSAEILAQALNVSVRTIYRDMAALQTIGAPIRGESGLGYLLEKDYFLPPLNFDPDELDAIMLGMRLIGARGDNMLSAAASRVSAKISAAIGVKKADTYKLLPLRAVSRHTAENERAINHLAFLRLAIRNRRQLRITYVDLQGRESDRVARPLGLTLFDAVWLLTIWCETRSDFRNLRVDNITSVAETGLYFRPEKGKRFEDYLSTL from the coding sequence ATGAAAACGATTCGGCTACTCTCTTTACTTGACCATCTTCGCGGCCGCGTACACCCGGTATCAGCGGAAATATTAGCTCAAGCGTTGAATGTATCGGTCAGAACGATCTACAGGGATATGGCGGCACTACAAACCATCGGCGCCCCTATTCGCGGTGAATCGGGACTCGGTTACCTACTTGAAAAAGACTACTTCCTTCCCCCACTTAACTTTGACCCAGATGAACTGGACGCCATTATGCTGGGAATGCGGCTGATAGGTGCCCGAGGCGATAACATGCTTTCCGCAGCGGCCAGCCGGGTTTCAGCAAAAATCAGCGCGGCGATTGGTGTCAAAAAAGCAGATACCTATAAGCTGCTTCCTCTCAGAGCGGTTTCTCGGCATACCGCGGAAAATGAGAGGGCCATAAACCATCTGGCTTTTCTTCGTCTGGCCATTCGTAACAGGCGCCAACTGCGTATTACCTATGTTGATCTGCAAGGAAGAGAGAGCGATAGAGTCGCCCGTCCCCTTGGTTTAACCCTGTTTGATGCCGTATGGCTGCTCACGATATGGTGTGAAACTCGTTCAGACTTTCGTAATCTAAGGGTAGATAACATCACTTCAGTGGCGGAGACCGGCCTATACTTCAGGCCAGAGAAAGGAAAACGCTTCGAAGACTATCTCAGCACGCTGTAG
- a CDS encoding methyl-accepting chemotaxis protein gives MNLANWRIGYRLGAGFAVLILMLFVVSIFSLSKLSGFQDGARDIVKEVYPQTVDSNSLIDNVNSILVAYQRLMLVSGEDKIKENVDRVNGFRQEIGRLLDKLESQTVEERSVSQLRTIRAIRTEFLKSGDKIISEVVAGNRDAAIEEFNNNLNVIQRQYRDAVRQLVNYQDDAMDTSVEAMAEVYSETRIILLLILALGAVFGALIAWSITRSVTRPIQQALQVADRVAQGDLTSRITVTSKDETGLLLQSLDHMNTSLSTIVGQVRDGAETISTAASQIAAGNQDLSARTEEQASSLEETAASMEQLTSTIKNTAENTQQATDIANKASGAAKQSGDVMVSVTQKMRGIRDSSQRMAEIIGVIDGIAFQTNILALNAAVEAARAGEQGRGFAVVAGEVRSLAQRSATAAREIKDLIDDSVSKIQEGMSLVDTAEETMGGLTGYVRDVNEIISEISQASREQSDGINQMNLAVGQIDTTTQQNAALVEESASAALSLQAQASVLAEAVSAFKLLSYGSGKTASYASAPVRTPTLSLAPAAAKDQGNNGDWTSF, from the coding sequence ATGAATTTAGCGAATTGGCGTATTGGCTATCGACTGGGAGCCGGATTTGCCGTCCTGATTTTGATGCTGTTTGTCGTGAGTATTTTTTCCCTGTCTAAGCTATCCGGTTTCCAGGATGGTGCCAGAGATATTGTGAAAGAGGTTTATCCACAAACGGTTGATTCCAATAGTCTTATCGATAATGTGAACAGCATTCTGGTCGCGTATCAGCGGCTGATGCTGGTTTCGGGTGAGGATAAAATCAAGGAAAACGTCGATCGTGTGAACGGATTCCGTCAGGAAATTGGCCGCCTGCTGGATAAGCTGGAAAGCCAGACGGTTGAAGAGCGTTCCGTCTCCCAGCTACGTACTATCCGCGCGATTCGTACCGAATTTTTGAAATCCGGTGACAAGATTATCAGCGAGGTGGTAGCGGGCAATCGGGATGCGGCGATTGAGGAATTCAACAACAATCTGAATGTCATCCAGCGTCAATACCGTGATGCAGTAAGACAGTTGGTTAACTATCAGGATGATGCGATGGATACCTCTGTTGAAGCCATGGCTGAGGTATACAGCGAGACCCGCATTATTCTGCTGCTTATTTTGGCACTGGGTGCCGTATTTGGGGCACTGATTGCCTGGTCAATTACGCGCAGCGTAACCCGACCGATTCAGCAGGCTTTGCAAGTGGCAGACAGAGTGGCACAGGGCGACCTGACCTCACGTATCACTGTTACCAGCAAAGATGAAACCGGATTGCTGCTGCAATCGTTGGATCACATGAACACCAGTCTGAGCACGATTGTTGGGCAAGTTCGTGATGGGGCGGAAACTATCTCGACGGCAGCCTCGCAAATTGCCGCAGGTAATCAGGATCTGTCAGCGCGTACGGAAGAACAGGCCAGCTCGCTGGAAGAAACGGCAGCGTCGATGGAACAGCTGACGTCTACGATTAAAAACACGGCGGAAAACACCCAGCAGGCGACGGATATCGCAAATAAAGCCTCTGGTGCGGCGAAGCAAAGCGGCGACGTTATGGTTTCCGTGACGCAGAAAATGCGCGGCATTCGCGATTCGTCCCAGCGTATGGCGGAGATCATCGGTGTGATTGATGGCATTGCCTTCCAGACCAATATTCTGGCGCTGAACGCCGCGGTTGAAGCGGCGCGTGCGGGCGAGCAAGGCCGCGGCTTTGCGGTGGTGGCAGGGGAAGTGCGTTCTCTGGCGCAGCGCAGTGCGACCGCTGCGCGGGAGATCAAGGATTTGATCGACGACTCCGTGAGCAAGATTCAGGAAGGCATGTCGCTGGTGGATACTGCTGAAGAAACGATGGGCGGGTTAACGGGCTATGTGCGGGATGTGAATGAGATTATCAGTGAAATCTCGCAGGCCAGCCGTGAACAAAGCGACGGGATTAACCAGATGAATCTGGCCGTTGGACAGATTGATACCACGACCCAACAGAACGCGGCTCTGGTTGAAGAATCTGCTTCTGCGGCTCTGTCTCTGCAAGCGCAGGCCTCCGTTCTGGCGGAAGCAGTGAGTGCGTTTAAGCTTCTGTCTTATGGCAGTGGCAAAACCGCCTCGTATGCCTCAGCGCCCGTGCGTACCCCAACGCTGTCTTTAGCGCCTGCGGCGGCAAAAGATCAGGGTAATAACGGCGATTGGACGTCGTTCTAA
- a CDS encoding tyrosine-protein phosphatase produces the protein MTEPTLLHPSLLPLDGGINFRDLGGNRAADGRLIRHGKLFRSGSLDLLSQADCEHLAGVPISHVVDYRDADEIAQKPDVLWTGANYHAYPANPLRHEVTANLDSLGSDVLAAFDSRAFMLELYRRLPFNNSAYKQLVSLLLRPDEGGLVQHCAVGKDRTGIGSALVMFALGADEQTVMEDYLLTETTLTPFRQQLLTHLSETLNEKALGQFSYVLSVQEEFIVTALQAIYERHGSIDSWLEVEYGLDNRARHYLQDKYLVAG, from the coding sequence ATGACCGAACCAACGTTGCTTCATCCCTCTTTATTACCGCTGGACGGCGGAATCAACTTCCGCGATTTAGGCGGCAACCGCGCTGCTGATGGGCGGCTTATCCGACACGGCAAACTTTTTCGCTCCGGCTCGCTGGATCTGCTGAGTCAGGCTGACTGTGAACATCTTGCTGGCGTGCCGATTTCCCACGTGGTGGATTATCGGGATGCCGATGAAATTGCGCAGAAACCCGATGTCTTGTGGACGGGCGCTAATTATCACGCCTACCCGGCCAATCCATTGCGTCACGAAGTGACGGCCAATCTGGACTCGCTGGGATCTGATGTGCTGGCGGCATTTGATTCCCGGGCGTTTATGTTGGAACTTTATCGCCGTTTACCTTTCAATAATTCGGCCTATAAGCAACTGGTATCGCTGCTATTACGGCCGGATGAGGGCGGGTTGGTACAGCACTGCGCGGTGGGTAAAGACCGCACGGGTATCGGCTCGGCGCTGGTGATGTTTGCGCTGGGTGCGGATGAGCAGACGGTGATGGAAGATTACCTGCTTACGGAAACGACGCTGACGCCCTTCCGCCAGCAACTGCTGACGCATTTGTCGGAAACGCTGAATGAGAAAGCGCTTGGACAGTTCTCTTATGTGCTGTCGGTGCAGGAAGAGTTCATCGTGACGGCGTTGCAGGCCATCTACGAACGACACGGTTCGATCGATAGCTGGCTTGAGGTGGAATACGGGCTGGATAATCGCGCGCGGCATTATTTGCAGGATAAATACTTGGTTGCAGGATAA
- the metE gene encoding 5-methyltetrahydropteroyltriglutamate--homocysteine S-methyltransferase produces MAIVNHTLGFPRVGLRRELKKAQESYWAGNATQEELLTVGRELRARHWQQQKDAGVDLLPVGDFAWYDHVLTTSLLLGNVPARHQNEDGSVDLDTLFRIGRGRAPTGQPAAAAEMTKWFNTNYHYMVPEFTKGQQFKLTWTQLLDEVDEALALGHNVKPVLLGPVTYLWLGKVKGEQFDRLSLLQDILPVYQQVLAELAKRGIEWVQIDEPALALELPQAWLAAFKPAYDALQGQVKLLLTTYFDSVSQNLETIKALPVQGLHIDLVHGKDDAATLSGQLPANWVLSLGVINGRNVWRADLSSWFERLQPLVGTRDLWLGSSCSLLHSPIDLSVEVRLDDEVKSWFAFAIQKCAELSLLSQALNSGNGQALEAYSAPIRDRRTSTRVNNAAVAQRLAAITAQDSQRQNVYSVRADAQRERFNLPAWPTTTIGSFPQTTEIRGLRLDFKQGRLDSNNYRTGIAEHIKQAVVEQERLGLDVLVHGEAERNDMVEYFGEHLDGFIFTQNGWVQSYGSRCVKPPVIIGDVSRPEAITVEWAKYAQSLTDKPMKGMLTGPVTILCWSFPREDVTRETIAKQIALALRDEVADLEAAGIGIIQIDEPALREGLPLHRSDWDAYLTWAVDAFRLNAAVAKDDTQIHTHMCYCEFNDIMDSIAALDADVITIETSRSDMELLESFEEFEYPNEIGPGVYDIHSPNVPSVEWMEDLLKKAAQRIPAERLWVNPDCGLKTRGWPETRQALANMVQAAQRLRETQ; encoded by the coding sequence ATGGCGATTGTGAATCACACACTGGGTTTTCCGCGCGTTGGATTACGCCGTGAACTAAAAAAAGCGCAGGAAAGCTACTGGGCAGGTAACGCGACACAGGAAGAGTTGCTGACCGTTGGACGTGAGCTGCGTGCGCGTCATTGGCAACAACAGAAGGATGCTGGCGTTGATCTGCTGCCAGTGGGTGATTTCGCCTGGTACGACCATGTACTGACCACCAGTCTGCTGCTGGGTAATGTACCTGCACGTCATCAGAATGAAGACGGCTCGGTCGATCTGGACACGCTGTTCCGTATTGGCCGTGGACGTGCGCCAACCGGTCAGCCTGCCGCGGCGGCTGAAATGACCAAGTGGTTCAACACTAACTATCACTACATGGTGCCAGAGTTCACTAAAGGGCAGCAGTTCAAGCTGACCTGGACACAGCTGCTGGATGAAGTTGATGAAGCTCTGGCACTGGGCCATAACGTGAAGCCTGTTCTGTTAGGTCCGGTTACCTATCTGTGGCTGGGTAAAGTGAAAGGTGAGCAGTTTGACCGTCTGTCGCTGCTGCAGGATATTTTGCCAGTTTATCAGCAGGTGCTGGCTGAACTGGCGAAACGCGGTATCGAGTGGGTGCAGATCGATGAACCTGCGCTGGCGCTGGAACTGCCGCAAGCGTGGCTGGCCGCGTTTAAACCGGCTTACGATGCGTTGCAGGGGCAGGTGAAACTGCTGCTGACGACCTATTTCGATAGCGTTAGCCAGAATCTGGAAACGATCAAAGCGCTGCCAGTTCAGGGGCTGCATATCGATCTGGTTCACGGTAAGGATGACGCCGCGACGCTGAGTGGCCAACTGCCTGCTAACTGGGTACTGTCTCTGGGTGTGATTAACGGCCGTAACGTATGGCGCGCCGATCTGAGCAGCTGGTTCGAGCGTCTGCAACCGCTGGTGGGAACGCGCGATCTGTGGCTGGGCAGCTCATGCTCGCTGCTGCATAGCCCTATCGATCTGAGCGTGGAAGTGCGTCTGGATGATGAAGTGAAGAGCTGGTTTGCCTTTGCGATTCAGAAATGTGCGGAGCTGTCACTGTTGTCTCAGGCTCTGAACAGCGGCAACGGGCAGGCACTGGAAGCCTACAGTGCGCCGATTCGCGACCGTCGTACCTCAACGCGTGTGAATAACGCCGCCGTTGCGCAGCGTCTGGCAGCCATTACCGCACAGGACAGCCAGCGTCAGAATGTGTATTCGGTGCGTGCGGATGCTCAGCGCGAGCGTTTTAATCTGCCAGCATGGCCGACGACCACGATCGGTTCTTTCCCGCAGACCACTGAAATTCGCGGCCTGCGTCTGGATTTCAAACAGGGTCGTCTGGATAGCAATAACTACCGCACCGGCATTGCCGAGCACATTAAGCAAGCTGTGGTTGAGCAAGAGCGTCTGGGTCTGGATGTGCTGGTGCATGGTGAAGCTGAGCGTAACGACATGGTGGAGTACTTCGGTGAGCATCTGGATGGGTTTATCTTTACCCAGAATGGCTGGGTGCAGAGCTACGGTTCTCGCTGTGTGAAGCCGCCTGTCATCATTGGTGATGTGAGCCGCCCAGAAGCGATCACCGTTGAGTGGGCGAAATACGCGCAGTCCCTGACCGACAAGCCGATGAAAGGCATGCTGACCGGTCCGGTGACCATCCTGTGCTGGTCGTTCCCGCGTGAAGACGTCACGCGTGAAACCATCGCTAAGCAGATTGCACTGGCACTGCGTGATGAAGTCGCAGATTTGGAAGCCGCAGGTATTGGCATCATCCAGATTGACGAACCGGCGCTGCGTGAAGGCCTGCCGCTGCACCGCTCGGACTGGGACGCTTATCTGACCTGGGCAGTGGATGCCTTCCGCCTGAATGCCGCCGTGGCGAAAGATGACACGCAGATCCATACCCATATGTGTTATTGCGAGTTCAACGACATCATGGATTCTATCGCCGCGCTGGATGCAGACGTGATTACGATTGAAACCTCTCGTTCCGATATGGAATTGCTGGAGTCGTTTGAAGAATTCGAATACCCGAACGAAATCGGTCCCGGTGTTTATGATATCCACTCCCCGAACGTACCGAGCGTGGAATGGATGGAAGACCTGCTGAAGAAAGCGGCGCAGCGTATTCCCGCTGAACGCCTGTGGGTGAATCCGGATTGCGGTCTGAAAACTCGCGGCTGGCCGGAAACGCGTCAGGCTCTGGCGAATATGGTTCAGGCAGCACAGCGTCTGCGTGAAACCCAGTAA
- the udp gene encoding uridine phosphorylase: protein MSTSDVFHLGLVKNDLQGATLAIVPGDPERVEKIARLMDNPVHLASHREFTSWRAELDGKAVIVCSTGIGGPSTSIAVEELAQLGIRTFLRVGTTGAIQSGINVGDVLVTTAAVRLDGASLHFAPMEFPAVADFGCTTALVEAAKASGAALHVGITASSDTFYPGQERYDTFSGRVVRRFRGSMEEWQSMGVLNYEMESATLLTMCASQGLKAGMIAGVIVNRTQQEIPDAATMKLAETTVIKVLLDATRRLLAAE, encoded by the coding sequence ATGTCTACATCTGATGTGTTCCATCTTGGTCTGGTCAAGAACGATTTACAGGGCGCGACGCTGGCTATCGTGCCCGGCGATCCTGAGCGTGTCGAAAAAATTGCTCGCCTGATGGATAACCCGGTACATCTGGCATCACACCGTGAATTTACGTCCTGGCGTGCAGAGTTGGACGGCAAGGCAGTGATTGTTTGCTCGACCGGTATCGGCGGCCCGTCAACGTCAATCGCGGTAGAAGAGTTGGCACAGCTCGGCATTCGTACTTTCCTGCGCGTGGGTACAACAGGGGCGATTCAGTCTGGTATCAATGTTGGTGATGTGTTGGTGACCACCGCCGCTGTCCGTCTTGATGGGGCGAGCCTGCACTTCGCGCCGATGGAATTCCCAGCTGTTGCTGATTTCGGCTGTACCACTGCGCTGGTGGAAGCGGCGAAGGCGTCGGGGGCGGCGTTGCACGTGGGCATCACCGCGTCTTCCGATACGTTCTACCCGGGTCAGGAGCGCTATGACACCTTCTCTGGACGCGTTGTACGTCGCTTCCGCGGCTCGATGGAAGAGTGGCAGAGCATGGGCGTGCTGAACTACGAAATGGAATCTGCCACGCTGCTGACCATGTGCGCCAGTCAGGGGTTAAAAGCGGGCATGATCGCGGGCGTGATCGTGAACCGTACTCAGCAGGAAATCCCGGATGCGGCGACCATGAAGTTAGCCGAAACCACCGTGATTAAGGTGCTACTGGACGCCACTCGCCGGTTGTTAGCCGCTGAATAA
- a CDS encoding dienelactone hydrolase family protein codes for MKTDEQTTFKHLPQGLSPAVEPQTSSIITTDSVGIIASETTISSQGEQLPAYIARPANHDKPLPIVLVVQEIFGVHQHIQDVCRRLAKQGYMAIAPELYFRQGNPSHYNDIQRILTELVYKVPDTQVLSDLDRTANWAIKQGGDASKLAITGFCWGGRITWLYAAHNPQLKAGVAWYGKFTGEKTLNSPKHPVDIATELEAPVLGLYGAKDEGIPLTQVDTMRQALRAANAVADIIVYPDAGHAFHADYRPSYHEESAQDGWQRMLAWFQKNGVA; via the coding sequence ATGAAGACTGATGAACAGACGACCTTCAAACATCTTCCTCAGGGGCTGTCCCCGGCGGTGGAACCGCAGACCTCCTCCATCATTACCACGGATTCTGTCGGCATCATTGCCAGTGAAACCACCATTTCTTCTCAGGGTGAGCAGTTGCCCGCGTATATCGCCAGACCGGCGAACCATGACAAGCCGCTCCCTATCGTTCTGGTGGTGCAGGAGATTTTCGGCGTTCATCAACACATTCAGGACGTTTGCCGCAGGCTGGCCAAACAGGGCTATATGGCCATTGCGCCAGAGCTGTATTTCCGTCAGGGCAACCCTAGCCACTATAACGACATTCAGCGGATCCTGACCGAGCTGGTGTATAAGGTGCCTGATACGCAGGTGCTGTCCGATCTTGATCGCACGGCCAACTGGGCGATTAAACAGGGTGGCGATGCCAGTAAGCTGGCAATCACGGGCTTCTGTTGGGGTGGCCGCATCACCTGGCTCTACGCCGCGCACAACCCGCAGCTCAAGGCAGGCGTAGCCTGGTACGGTAAGTTTACCGGTGAAAAAACGCTGAATAGCCCCAAACATCCGGTCGATATTGCAACGGAATTGGAAGCCCCTGTACTGGGGTTATATGGCGCGAAGGACGAAGGGATTCCGTTGACACAGGTTGATACGATGCGGCAAGCGCTACGCGCTGCCAATGCGGTGGCAGATATCATCGTCTACCCCGATGCCGGTCATGCTTTCCATGCCGATTACCGCCCCAGCTACCATGAAGAATCCGCACAAGACGGCTGGCAGCGTATGCTGGCATGGTTCCAGAAAAACGGCGTGGCGTAA
- a CDS encoding methyl-accepting chemotaxis protein, with protein sequence MNLANWRIGYRLGSGFAILILMLFTVSIFSLSKLSGFQDGARDIVKDVYPQTVDANDLIDNVNGHFVAYLQMMLVSGQEQRQGYVERIMAYRKEISRLLDNLEKNASGELARKQVGVIRGFRAEFIKSGDKIISDALAGNNDVAIAEFNNTLNVIQRNYRDSVKQLVNYQNDAMDNSVETMAEVYNSTRMILLLILALGAVFGALIAWAITRSVTRPIEQALQVADRVAQGDLTSRITVTSKDETGLLLQSLDRMNTSLSAIVGQVRDGAETISTAASQITAGNQDLSSRTEEQASSLEETAASMEQLASTIKNTAENTQQATEIANKATGAAKQSGDVMLSVTQKMRGIRDSSQRMAEIIGVIDGIAFQTNILALNAAVEAARAGEQGRGFAVVAGEVRSLAQRSATAAREIKDLIDDSVSKIREGMDLVDTAEETMGGLTAHVKDVHDIISEISQASREQSDGINQMNLAIGQIDTTTQQNAALVEESASAALSLQSQASVLAEAVSAFKIQSYNNGSYGSYAPMNTPTLSLALASKE encoded by the coding sequence GTGAATTTAGCGAATTGGCGTATTGGCTATCGATTAGGAAGCGGGTTTGCCATCTTAATTCTGATGTTGTTTACCGTGAGTATTTTTTCTCTGTCTAAACTGTCCGGCTTTCAGGATGGTGCCAGAGATATCGTCAAAGACGTTTATCCACAAACGGTGGATGCTAATGACCTCATCGATAATGTGAATGGGCACTTTGTCGCTTATTTGCAGATGATGCTGGTATCCGGCCAAGAACAGCGTCAAGGGTATGTTGAGCGGATTATGGCGTACCGCAAGGAGATTAGCCGTCTGCTTGATAATCTGGAAAAGAATGCCTCAGGAGAGCTTGCCCGTAAGCAGGTAGGGGTTATCCGCGGGTTTCGTGCTGAGTTCATCAAGTCCGGCGATAAAATTATTAGCGATGCGCTGGCGGGTAATAATGACGTCGCCATAGCGGAATTCAATAACACCCTGAACGTAATTCAGCGCAATTATCGTGACTCGGTGAAGCAGTTGGTGAATTACCAAAATGATGCGATGGATAACTCTGTCGAGACCATGGCTGAGGTGTACAACAGCACTCGCATGATTTTACTGCTGATTTTGGCGCTGGGTGCCGTATTTGGGGCGCTGATTGCCTGGGCGATCACGCGTAGCGTAACCCGCCCGATAGAGCAGGCGCTGCAAGTGGCCGATCGCGTGGCACAGGGCGATCTGACCTCACGTATCACGGTGACCAGCAAAGATGAAACCGGATTACTGCTGCAATCGTTGGATCGCATGAACACCAGCCTGAGCGCGATTGTCGGCCAGGTACGCGATGGGGCGGAAACTATCTCGACGGCGGCGTCACAAATCACGGCGGGCAATCAGGATCTGTCATCGCGCACGGAAGAACAGGCAAGTTCACTGGAAGAAACGGCAGCCTCCATGGAGCAACTGGCATCCACCATTAAAAACACGGCGGAGAACACCCAGCAGGCGACGGAGATTGCTAATAAAGCGACCGGTGCGGCAAAACAAAGTGGCGATGTCATGCTTTCCGTGACGCAGAAAATGCGCGGCATTCGCGATTCGTCTCAGCGTATGGCGGAGATCATCGGTGTGATTGACGGCATTGCATTCCAAACCAATATTCTGGCGCTGAACGCGGCGGTTGAAGCCGCGCGTGCAGGTGAGCAGGGGCGTGGCTTTGCAGTGGTGGCGGGAGAAGTCCGTTCACTGGCGCAGCGCAGCGCGACCGCTGCACGAGAGATCAAGGATTTGATTGACGACTCGGTGAGCAAAATTCGCGAGGGAATGGATCTTGTCGATACTGCTGAAGAAACCATGGGCGGATTGACGGCCCACGTGAAGGACGTACACGACATTATCAGCGAGATTTCACAGGCCAGCCGTGAACAGAGCGACGGGATTAACCAGATGAATCTGGCGATTGGACAGATTGACACCACGACTCAGCAGAACGCGGCTCTGGTTGAAGAATCTGCCTCTGCAGCTCTGTCTCTGCAATCGCAGGCCTCCGTTCTGGCGGAAGCGGTGAGCGCATTTAAAATACAGTCGTATAACAACGGTAGCTATGGGTCTTATGCACCGATGAACACGCCAACGCTGTCTCTGGCGCTGGCAAGTAAAGAGTAA